One Glycine max cultivar Williams 82 chromosome 8, Glycine_max_v4.0, whole genome shotgun sequence genomic window, TCATCAAACGTAGCTCCATCAAACTGTGAGGTTTTCCATGCACCAGGAAATGCCTCTCTACCGGATCTTTTGGAATCCACCTGTATTATATGCACAAGGACGCATACATCAGTACTTCCTACCATTTCATTAAGCATGATAATCAAGTCAGAACAACCACGAATTAGCAAATtagcaaataaatatttaagctCCATGGTTCTCATAAGAAGCAGTGTGATTTGccttttaaataagaaaaaaacacataacAATAGTGAGCAGCATAGTTCAATAGATAATACCACATATCATTCTTTTTGCCTATGTTCATAAGTGAAAAGATACTAGGCCTAAAAGTGGCAATAACAAAGTCTACTTTACATCCTAAAATTAAGGAAATTAGATTTCTATAAACCATCATCAAATTTAATCTGTGCTTACAAATGGTGGCATGATGTATTTGATTTCAGTGGCAATCCAACCACACAATCTGCAGTATACCCCAATCTCCTCATTAAAAATAGTGTCATGCTTGCACTGCAAGGCTGGATTTTCTTCCTTTGCTCTTGCTTCATCAACCTGCAGATAATAACATACAAAGTTAGTTACTAATTTCTCCTCtcatataaataacaatttgttTGAACATTTATccatttatgaagaatttatCAAAACAGAGCTCAAATATTCAAAATCACATGCTACCACCCTACTACTATCACTAGCATCCTTCTTAAGCACTACTGACACATGCacataaaaatacaaacttaaATGCTACCACCTTTAACATCTAATGACTATAACTGAAATTAtattacatttatatatttctctTCGGCCTttcagcaaataaaaaaaaattacctggATCCCAATTTCTCCAGCTCGAAGCAACATCTCCATTTCAGCCCACAACATGTCTAACTCTTTCTCAGCCTCTGATTTTTCAACAGGGTTCTTCTTCAGAAAGTCCCATGTCAAAGGGATTCCCACCCCACAAGCTAATGGCTGAGTCTGACCCTGAACAACAACACCATCCTTTTCTTCCAACTCCATTGGATCATCTTTGTCAGAATCAGGCTTTCCCCAAAAGCATTCGGTGAAGAATTTAAAACCTATGTTCTTTGATCTATTTgacatccttaggacttcatggAGCccatttttgtcaccatttCCATCATCCTCCTTCATaacaactttagctgaatctcccatcttcTCTTGCCTTTTTGGCAAAGGAGAAACACTTCTCACACCTGATGGCAAACGCTTCTTCTTCAacatagttgaatctcctgcCTCAGTTTCTTGAAGAGCAATATCCAATTCATTCCATAGCATATCAATCTCCTTCGCAGATTCTGCTTCCACAGGTTTTTTCTTCTGGCAGTTGCCATTCAAAGGGACTGTCTCCCTAGCAGCTAACGGCAGACTCGGTCTCGGAACCTGATTAGCAAAGAGCTCATCAGCAGCAGCATTGACACTTTCTCCTCTCTCTGCTGCATCATCTATCACTTCTGCCTGCCTTGTTTCATCCTTGCAAGTACACGATTTGCTAGATGTCACACTAGCACAATCAGCACCATTCCATTTCTCAACcatctcctcctcctccacctgCATTCTCCGATTCCCTTTACCTTTTCTTCTACTAACTCCACTGCTCCCGGATTTACTCACCAGATTTCTGACCCTCTCCTTCACAAACTTCTTGTACAACTCTCCCCTCTCATCATCACAAGAGGAATCATCATCACTCTCACTCTCCTCCTCAATGCTTGAATAGTCTTCCTCATCATCAGCCCTTTcatcctcaacaccaaccttaaAATCATCATCACTTGAATCATCGTCCTCGCTCGAAGAGGACGAACTCGAACCAAATCCATCATCAGAAGACACGCTACTACGATCCCTGCCGTGGTCCTCCTCGCTCTGACCACCCCCATCATCTGAAACACACAGCATAACAACCGGGTTCTCGGGTCTAGAACCGCACTCATCATCGTCACCACCACCAAAGCTTGCAACTTTCTCAGCAGCCACGTAACACAACACTTcagggccttcatccttctcttcCACCTTAACCTCAaccctcttcttcttctgctcACATTCCCCATACACCTCTTCCTCagcttcatcatcatcttcatcaatttCAACAACCTCAAAAGGACCATCATCCTCACTCTCTCCCAGAAACTCAAAACCCCTTTCCATAGATTTTTCAATCTTCGCACTCGCACCTTCACCTCCACCCTTGAGTTCTTTCACGAAAACCAATTCATCATCATCGTAATCCACCACTCTCCTCCTCTTCCGACTCCTGATCAAACCACCCCGAACCTCGACTCCTTTGCTTCGCGTCCTACGAGCTGGTCCAGTATACTCATTCATTTCAAACAACAAAaccaacacaaaaaaaagacCCTTTTCTTTCCTGTTTCTTCGAACAATAATCAGAAACACCCCACAACGCAAGATCTCTTTTTTATCCTCTAGAGTCCACCAGGATCCACCGAGAAGGCAACGAGCGAAAATGAGCATCTGAGAAGAAGATGAGAAAGAGAACGCAGAAAGTGTTtgaagggaagaggaagaaggagaaaccGTGTTGGGGAAGTAAATAAACGAAAGACAGAAGAAGCTGAAGGGGGGGTCACAGTGACAGAGTAGAgtttctaaatatataaaagtggcGCCAATGAGAGAACAAATCGACCTCTGAATAAGGGCCCTGTTTGTGACATGTTGGCaaaaaatagcaaaagataATAAAGCACAAAGGTCAAAAAAGACTTTAAGGATCTCTACGGAGACTGAGATGCTGACAAAAAGATCACACTCGATACAAGAATATCGatgtttatgtttatgttgTCTTGCAAAGTCTTACTAAGTCTTAAAAGCACTGTAGGAAATGCTCTAAACTTACACTACATTGATGTACATTTTATAATGTTTGGGAATCTTTTTTATGCAAAAATTACAAAGTAACgggaaaattatttttgctttgCGTTAAAAAAAACGCAGATTCAAACACACCGTTAATCATCCACTTTGTCACGTTGATCCCCTTTCTCTTTTGTCAAGTGAACTCCCTAGTCCTCTTTCTTGATTTGTTGTTTtctgataataataaaaagtacaaaatatattatattaaaggaggtttttactttttaacccATTTCTAATTGTGAATTGTCCATCAACATGTGATAacgataaaaatagaaaattgtttTAATCGAAGATATTTGTTGTATGTAAATATGAAAtcgtttgattttatttttatttttctattagagTTAATGATGCATAAATTGATAGATGGGAAcaatgttgttatttttttacttctattaaatttttatttatttattctatacttgtacttttttttggtgaaattcTATACTTGtacttatttcttattatttatatttttattgattagtTTCTAAATTTATACTTATTCTATCGTACCAGGCCCGTCCCAATCCCAAGGTAAGGAAAAGCCTGATTTTTCTTTGATGACATAAAATGcgtttaaaaaatgaaaattaagaaaatgagtTGAATAAATTAAACCAAACTTATACTACAGAAAATAAGTTGAATGAATTAAACCAAACTTATATGACAGACAAGCATGTGAAACTAATAGGATGAACTAAAatactatttattaaatttttttggagaatgacaattaaatgaattttagagGTTCTATGAGAAGATCGAATGGCTCATTGAAGGTATAATGGGGTTGGTTACTTATGGGGTGACTAACCATAGTTCATATGGCTCAAGGATTGTCATAAAGATGAGAAATAGTAACGTGtgcctttataaaaaaaaaaaatagtaacgtGTGTGCATATTAATGTAGCTGAGTTTGTACAAGAGTAACCAATATTAATTGGCTGCTAACTGGCTTTGGTGTAGAGTATAGATAGATGTTGGCGAGTGATGGTGGCTAAGACATCAAGGAATAATGGAGGGTGTGGGTAAGGTTTTACTTCATATTAGATTATTAGATTTTAAATCCAGAGATGCAAGggtttttttagttatatacttctttctttttagttatatacttttaattcatacattttaattttactcttttatttattaatggaaacatgaaaatattgaagaaaatataaatcaagTGTCATGTTAATAAGGATTTGTGTACGAGTAAttgaaaattgattattttgaaaGGCCTAATCCGTCACAATTcagcaaataaaaatcataacacCAAAtggaattttaaatattatctttTGATCTAACGTATAACCTTGATTTGGTAATAAAACTAGTCATATTCTtttctattaataaattttttgatggAATACTTTTCTATTAATACATAATAACTTATTTGTTGGATTTCTTAATTATCATTCTTTcagttacttatttatttttgtgctTTAATTTGAACCTTATTTATGAAAAGGTGTTACACGAACATTAAAGCTAATGCTAATTAAGGCTCCACTAGTCCAAGATGAAGGGATCATGTTGTAAAGGCATGCAAAGGTTTGTCTTGTTAAACGCTCAAGTTAATATTTTCGTTAGAATAACTTGCATTAAAACTTAGTGCGTttgcttaaaataaaaaatacttagtgTTTATTGCGAGCAAACTCATTTAATACGGTACTAAAGAATTTAAAACACTCGTCACATAGCTAGTTTTTCTTAATAATCATATACTATGATCAGAGTCATATAAAACTCCTCAATTCAAGAGTATGGATGTGTCTAAGAAGGTATTttgtttacattatttttatttttaattttgtaaataattatagtcataatgattttataattaaatttatttgaatttgtgcattcattttatattagtaaattttattcttttaaaataaaaatataatattaaaaaaaagagaatagtttgttttcacatattttattcccaattttgaaacaattaaaaaaattatgattaaaagtgaaaataaaaaaaaaacttcctcAAACTAGGAGCACTTTaggcatttttaaaattattttaatttattttagaaatactAGTGATTAGTACGGTATTTAATAAAGAGTAAGTTTTtatgaacaaataaaaagaaaacaattttttaacacactttataaaatattttaatttttcacttttagGTATTGGGAAGGGATAAcagattttaataattttttgatcgaatatttaaatttatgcattcatttattaattattgtgtatttttattatatttcttaattttatttttttaactaaaaatatcggatgcaaaatgatataaaaataatattttgttttcaatatttttaaaaaatttaaattactacaataatattcttataattcaaagaaaaaattaaaatataataaaattatttttaatcaaacatCCCTTTTTTCTAATTGAATtttgaagagaaagagagagtacAAAGTGTCTCTCACtaagaaaaaaagtgagaataatgaaaataagtataaaacaattaaataataaatttacttatTCACTCTTTTACTTATTATTCAG contains:
- the LOC100807262 gene encoding SNF2 domain-containing protein CLASSY 3, with product MLIFARCLLGGSWWTLEDKKEILRCGVFLIIVRRNRKEKGLFFVLVLLFEMNEYTGPARRTRSKGVEVRGGLIRSRKRRRVVDYDDDELVFVKELKGGGEGASAKIEKSMERGFEFLGESEDDGPFEVVEIDEDDDEAEEEVYGECEQKKKRVEVKVEEKDEGPEVLCYVAAEKVASFGGGDDDECGSRPENPVVMLCVSDDGGGQSEEDHGRDRSSVSSDDGFGSSSSSSSEDDDSSDDDFKVGVEDERADDEEDYSSIEEESESDDDSSCDDERGELYKKFVKERVRNLVSKSGSSGVSRRKGKGNRRMQVEEEEMVEKWNGADCASVTSSKSCTCKDETRQAEVIDDAAERGESVNAAADELFANQVPRPSLPLAARETVPLNGNCQKKKPVEAESAKEIDMLWNELDIALQETEAGDSTMLKKKRLPSGVRSVSPLPKRQEKMGDSAKVVMKEDDGNGDKNGLHEVLRMSNRSKNIGFKFFTECFWGKPDSDKDDPMELEEKDGVVVQGQTQPLACGVGIPLTWDFLKKNPVEKSEAEKELDMLWAEMEMLLRAGEIGIQVDEARAKEENPALQCKHDTIFNEEIGVYCRLCGWIATEIKYIMPPFVDSKRSGREAFPGAWKTSQFDGATFDDCGDDSGAAWSHNEGTVWDIISDIKKGLFPHQQEGFEFIWTSLAGTTNLAELKRVDPGTEGGCIISHAPGTGKTKLTMVFLQTYLQLFPKCLPVIIAPANILLTWEDELRKWNIGIPFHNLNNAELSGKENVINEFGYQELNKDAIRMLKLCSWYKEKSILLISYNLYEKLAGGKSEDDGEKEKKNRKIRKEKKRASIETAMGKVLRDYPGLLVLDEGHTPRNQRSCIWKVLSESRSQKRILLSGTPFQNNFLELFNIFCLMKPSFSDNIPQELKKFCQSKLIQERKASKDVSWESINSGNPADEKIKQLKLLMNPFVHVHKGSILQKNLLGLQDCVLILKPEILQQKILDSIECSQNGLNFEHKLALVSVHPSLFLNCSLSKKEESVIDMDQLKKCRLDSYEGVKTKFLMEFVNLCDAVDEKVLVFSQFIDTLILIKDQLESAFNWSEGREVLFMHGRVDQKQKQSLIHSFNDANSQAKVLLASIKASSEGINLVGASRVVLLDVVWNPSVERQAICRAYRLGQKKVVYTYHLLAQGTPECTKYCKQAEKNRLSELVFSNRNAESDKLKRSGVIEDKVLDAMVQHEKLKDIFGECLVQPKEGDQETLCP